The window CTTTTGAAAAAGAAAAAAATGAAGCCGTTGCCGATTTTTATTTTTTTAAAAATTTGGAAACCGTTTTTAAAATACGCTTTATCGAAGAAGGCCTTTTACTTGTCAAAGACACCGGAAGAATTCCATATGCGGTTATTAAAAAATTATCGGAAATAAATGAAACGGAAACGGAAATTTATTCAGGCGGATTTTACATCGAAAAAAAAGACTCAAAGATTAGGCTTTTAAAAAAATCGCAACCGAAAAAAGATAAAACGGTTCGTTCATATATGATTTGGATAGATAAGCCATGTACTTTTTTTTTACCTGAAATATCCGAAGAACCGTTTGAAATTTATTCAGAAAACGGAAAATTATTTTTAAGAAGCAATGCGGACGGAGGAAACAAAGTAGGTCCTTTTACACCGCCCTTTTGCATACGCTCAAGACAGGCTGGCGATGTAATAAAAACAAAGGGCGGCTCCGAAAAGCATATAAAAAAAATTCTTAATGATTGGCATATAGACTACGAAAAAAAGGACAGCTTGCCGATAATAGAAGAGAAAGGTGTTATACGCGGAATATACGGAGCCGTTATGGGTAAAAAAAATATGTATATTCCGGCAGATGAAAATTGATATTAGGCAGGTAGGCAATAATTATGATTTTTTTTAACAAAATTAAGACTTTTTTTATTTTCGGTTTATTTTTTTTATATTCTTTTTTTACAACGGCTCAGGACGTCCGGTCTGCCGAAACCTCTGCGGCAGGCTCGGTAAATATTGCAGCGGCAATTGCCTGCCTTAATAATTCTTCAAATTTATATTTTGAAGGAAAATGGGAAGAAGCCTTATTTGAAGCTCAACTCGGTGAAGTTTACGACCCGCAAACAGCCGATTTTTTATATATCGAGGCTCTTTGTGCTTTAAAACTGAATTACCCTTTTGCCGATGCCTTGGAAAAAGCCGAAGCCGCCTGTGCTTCCGGAATGGTCTGGAGGCTTTATGATTTAAATTCCGCACGTCTTTTATGTGCGGAAATAAACTGTAAAATAATGCGTTACGGTGAAGCCTTAAGTCTTATTAAACTTTTACCCTTTTCTTCCGCAAAAAGCGATTATATACGTGCCGCCGCATTTTACGGCTTCGGTAGAGATGAGGAGGCAAGGGCAGTTATAAACGAGGCGATGACAAGATGGACTTTTACGCCCGATTTTGCAAAGTTGTTTTTTATAATGGAGCGGGGGAAAAAAATTACAGGAGGAGCAAAACGTCTTGCAGAACACATAATAGAGCGCCTCTATATTTGGCAAGATGAAGACCCTTCTCTTTTAATTTTTGCAAGTCCTTTTGAAGCAAAGTCGGAAGAAAATATACGCCGCTTAAAAATTTACAGAAATATGTATTTGCCGTTTACAAGGCAGTACGGCTTGCAGGAATTGTATAACCATTCTTATTCAATCTTATTGTGCCTGCGTTACGGAATAATCGACGAGCAAACCGCCGTTACCGAATTTTTTAATTTAACATCTACATACTATAATCCCGTTTTAAAAACGGAAATAAAACTGCATACAATGTACGAAAGTCATTTGATAGAACTTATGCGCATTATCGGAAGTCCCGTCTTACGGGAAAAAATACGGGAAACTTTAAGTTCTTACGAAGGCTTACTTTTAGATGACGAAAACGGAGACCTTACGGTTGATTCAAAAATTTATTATAAAAACGGCAGGCCTCTTTATGCCGAATTTGATACCTTACAGGACGGATATCCTGAATACTCCGTAGAATGTGCTTTCGGCATACCGGTGAAAATTTACGGCAAACGTCGTGAATTTACGGTTACTTATGACGAGTATCCTTCGGTAAAAAATTTTGCTTCGGGAGAAAAACTTTATGTAATGCGTCCTCGAGATTTAAAATGGAAGCCGGTTCAATTAACGGAATTGAATTTACAGCTTTATAAAAAAAATGAAAAACAGGACGCTTTTTTTTCGCTTAAAATAAATAAAAGAACGGAAAAACTGCACGAACGTTATTTAACTTATTCTTCGGTTTATTCTGAAGAACCTTTCGCCTTAATTGAGGGCGGAATTAAAAAAGTTTTTTTTGATAAGGGCGTTCCTATAAAAGCTGAAATTACTTCAGGCGAAATTCTTTATTCCAAAACCGATTATAAAAAAGGTCTGCCGTTTCTTGAACTTATAGATAAAAACGGAGACGGTTATTTTGAAACCCTTTCCGACTATGATTCAAACGGAGAGTTGAGACAAATTTCCATTGATTCGGATAAAAACAAATTTTACGAATATATTGAAATATACAACAGAGATGATTCCGTCATAAAAACTTGGGACAGCGATGAAGACGGTAAAATAGAGATT is drawn from Treponema pedis and contains these coding sequences:
- a CDS encoding tetratricopeptide repeat protein codes for the protein MIFFNKIKTFFIFGLFFLYSFFTTAQDVRSAETSAAGSVNIAAAIACLNNSSNLYFEGKWEEALFEAQLGEVYDPQTADFLYIEALCALKLNYPFADALEKAEAACASGMVWRLYDLNSARLLCAEINCKIMRYGEALSLIKLLPFSSAKSDYIRAAAFYGFGRDEEARAVINEAMTRWTFTPDFAKLFFIMERGKKITGGAKRLAEHIIERLYIWQDEDPSLLIFASPFEAKSEENIRRLKIYRNMYLPFTRQYGLQELYNHSYSILLCLRYGIIDEQTAVTEFFNLTSTYYNPVLKTEIKLHTMYESHLIELMRIIGSPVLREKIRETLSSYEGLLLDDENGDLTVDSKIYYKNGRPLYAEFDTLQDGYPEYSVECAFGIPVKIYGKRREFTVTYDEYPSVKNFASGEKLYVMRPRDLKWKPVQLTELNLQLYKKNEKQDAFFSLKINKRTEKLHERYLTYSSVYSEEPFALIEGGIKKVFFDKGVPIKAEITSGEILYSKTDYKKGLPFLELIDKNGDGYFETLSDYDSNGELRQISIDSDKNKFYEYIEIYNRDDSVIKTWDSDEDGKIEITHIQYKNGNSVTSWIHPQSKQKISVYFENGIPVSLEDGSIKRKIVVSGEQKVYWLKNIPDIPQNINKKNCRNF